A single region of the Anopheles funestus chromosome X, idAnoFuneDA-416_04, whole genome shotgun sequence genome encodes:
- the LOC125769048 gene encoding uncharacterized protein LOC125769048 yields MPEVPVMTVAIYCGPTKPASVEHFLRPFVDELNFLMKNGAMIKNRMINIQLRVIIADSPARAHIKGVANYNARHGCLKCTTVGESIHRRVAFSDQIAPSRTDEGFRMRRYGLHHKFETPLVYLDNFDLVKQIIVGDSLHIIDLGNTKRLLNAWINGTLGSVHKSSTQKINNMSAMLLNIKLPSEIHRKFRSVNELKYWKGSELSSFLFYASVAVLKENVDEVYCKHFMLYFCSITLLSSVVYKDYWPLAHSLLQLFVQQYKTIYGPEYISSNVHNLVHIHEEVKQFGHLNTFSSYPFENKLQHIKRLLRSGSKSLEQAINRISEKETYYNHTDKIYQNNAYPIVNQRGNLVTLHVRKGFCLKNDNRNPWFLLKSGIICKYENASIQENTVDVTAKKISHSIDAFDYPFNSKVINIHHADINNLEETDTIIGTQDIKCKLAVVPLSEEIGCLFIPLLHTLV; encoded by the exons ATGCCAGAAGTACCAGTTATGACAGTTGCAATATACTGTGGACCAACAAAACCAGCAAGCGTTGAACACTTTCTTCGTCCTTTCGTGGACGAATTAAACTTCCTAATGAAGAATGGAGCAATGATTAAAAATAGGATGATCAATATACAGTTACGTGTCATTATAGCCGATTCTCCAGCACGTGCGCATATCAAag GTGTTGCCAATTATAACGCTCGACACGGCTGTTTGAAGTGTACAACTGTTGGAGAAAGTATACACAGAAGAGTTGCTTTTTCGGATCAAATTGCTCCAAGTCGTACTGACGAGGGATTTAGAATGCGCAGATACGGCCTTCATCACAAATTTGAAACTCCTCTAGTATATTTGGATAACTTCGATCtagttaaacaaataatagTTGGAGATTCGCTTCACATAATCGATTTAGGAAATACGAAGCGACTACTAAATGCCTGGATAAACGGAACACTTGGATCGGTACACAAGTCTTCAACTCAAAAGATTAACAACATGTCAGCAATGTTGTTAAATATAAAGTTGCCATCCGAGATACACCGAAAATTTCGTTCAGTTAACGAACTGAAGTACTGGAAAGGATCTGAGCTATCCTCATTCTTATTTTACGCCTCAGTAGCTGTACTCAAAGAAAACGTAGATGAAGTTTACTGTAAACATTTTATGTTATACTTTTGTAGTATTACGCTACTATCTTCAGTGGTGTACAAAGATTATTGGCCACTTGCACATTCTCTCCTACAACTTTTCGTTCAACAATACAAAACTATATATGGTCCAGAGTATATTTCTAGTAATGTACATAATCTAGTACATATTCACGAAGAAGTAAAGCAATTCGGTCATCttaatacattttcttcctatcCATTTGAGAATAAATTGCAGCATATAAAACGCTTGCTGCGAAGCGGTTCGAAAAGTTTGGAACAAGCTATTAATAGAATTTCTGAAAAGGAAACTTATTACAATCACACagataaaatttatcaaaataatgCATATCCAATAGTCAATCAGAGAGGTAATTTAGTTACACTTCATGTACGCAAaggattttgtttaaaaaatgataatcgCAATCCgtggtttttattaaaatctgGGATCATTTGTAAATATGAAAATGCATCTATACAAGAAAATACCGTGGACgttactgcaaaaaaaatttcccattCAATTGATGCTTTCGACTATCCTTTCAACTCGAAGGTTATCAACATACATCATGCtgatataaataatttagaaGAAACGGATACAATAATAGGGACCCAGGATATAAAGTGTAAATTAGCAGTAGTACCCCTTTCTGAAGAAATTGGTTGCTTATTCATACCCCTTTTACATACAttagtttga